In Strix uralensis isolate ZFMK-TIS-50842 chromosome 26, bStrUra1, whole genome shotgun sequence, a genomic segment contains:
- the SORL1 gene encoding sortilin-related receptor, giving the protein MAPPSSGGTRRAAPLPRRLLRPLLLLLLAAGGHSALLRAPPPAHPPRSRRAAPEPIQVYGQVSLNDSHNQMVVHWAGEKSNVIVALARDSLSLLGPKNSDVYVSYDYGKSFKKISERFSFGGGNSSEVAIAQFYHSPADNKRYIFVDAFVPYLWITTDFCNNIQGFSIPFRAADLLLHSRNPNLLLGFDRSHPKKQLWKSDDFGQTWIMIQEHVKSFSWGVEPYDKPNTVYIERHEPSGASTVIRSTDFFQSRENKEIILEDVEDFQLRDKYMFATKSVHLLGSSQPPSVQLWVSFNRKPMRVAQFVTKHPIKEYYVADASEDQVFVCVSHDNNRTNLYISEAEGLKFSLSLENVLYYSPGGAGSDTLVRYFANEPFADFHRVEGVRGVYIATLINGSFSEENMRSVITFDKGGTWELLQPPAQTRYGEQIDCEISQGCSLHLAQRLSQLLNFQLRRMPILSKESAPGLIIATGSIGKNMARKTNVYVSSSAGARWREALSGPHYYTWGDHGGILVAIAQGTETDQLKYSTNEGETWKTFTFSEKPVFVYGLLTEPGEKSTIFTIFGSYKENGHSWLILQINTTDVLGVPCTENDYKLWSPSDERGNECLLGHKTVFKRRTPHATCFNGEDFDRPVMVSNCSCTREDFECDFGFKLSDDLSLEVCVPDPEFAGKPYDPPVPCPVGSTYKKTRGYRKISGDTCTGGDIESRLEGELVPCPLAEENEFILYATRYSIHRYDLASGVSEELPLAGLRGAVALDFDYDHNCLYWADVTLDVIQRLCLNGSSGQEIIISTGLETVEALAFEPLSQLLYWVNAGIPKIEVATPDGDLRLTVLNSSILERPRALALVPRDGLMFWTDWGDSRAGIYRSDMDGSSAGCIVSEGVRWPNGISVDDRWIYWTEAYMDRIERVDFNGLQRSVILDSLPHPYAIAVFKNEIYWNDWSQLSIFRASKNSGSRMEILVGRLNGIMDMKIFYRGKTTGENACITKPCSLLCLPKSNNGRSCKCPEGVSSTVLPTGEVKCDCPHGYIMKNNTCIKEENTCLPNQYRCFNGNCINSIWQCDNDNDCGDMSDEKNCPTTVCDADTQFRCQGSGTCIPLSYKCDLEDDCGDNSDESHCEAHQCRNDEFSCSSGMCIRLSWMCDGDNDCRDWSDEANCTAVYHTCEASSFQCQNGHCIPQRWACDGDADCQDGSDEDPANCEKKCNGFQCPNGTCIPTSKHCDGINDCSDASDEQHCEPLCTRYMDFVCKNRQQCLFHSMVCDGIIQCRDGSDEDASYAGCSQDPEFHRTCDQFSFQCQNGVCISLVWKCDGMDDCGDYSDEANCENPTEAPNCSRYYQFQCGNGHCIPNRWKCDEENDCGDWSDEKDCEGSPVHPVTTSVPPTCLPNHFRCNSGACIVNSWVCDGYKDCIDGSDEEACPTSRPNVTVTSPALPGRCSRFEFECQQLHKCIPNWKRCDGLRDCQDGTDERSCPTHSTLSCPNGYKCEDGEACIMVTERCDGYLDCSDSSDESNCTDDTIVYKVQNLQWTADFSGDVTLTWARPKRMSSTSCVYNVYYRMVGESIWKILETHSNKTNSILKVLKPDCTYQVKVQVQCLSRVYNTNDFITLRTPEGLPDAPFNLQLSLKKEAEGVVTGCWSPPVNPHGLIREFIVEYSRSGSKEWSSLRTTKNCTEIKNLQVNTLYTVRVAAVTSRGVGNWSDSKSITTVKGKVIPPPVIHIESYSEDSISFSLKMTANIKVSGYVVNVYWTFDTHRQEKRTLIIEGEKSIQKVANLTAHTPYEISAWAKTELGDSPLSFVHVVTSGTRPAPPSLKAKAINQTAVECSWTGPRNVVYGIFYATSFLELYRSPHNTTTSSHNITVLVQRDEQYLFLVRVMSPYQGPPSDYVVVKMIPDNRLPPRHLHSVHTGKTFAVIKWESPYDSPDQDMLYAVAVKDLIRKTDKIYKVKTRNSTVEYTIKKLEPGGKYHVIVQLGNMSKESSMKINTVPLSAPDALKIITENDHILLFWKSLALKESNFNESRGYEIHMFDSLMNITAYLGNTTENFFKVSNLKIGHNYSFTVQARCLYSGQMCGEPATLLYDELGTGEDSSAARAGRSTDVAAIVVPVLFLLLVTLGIGFVVLYMRHRRLQNSFTAFANSHYSSRLGSAIFSSGDDLGDEDDEAPMITGFSDDVPMVIA; this is encoded by the exons GTCAGCCTCAACGATTCCCACAATCAGATGGTTGttcactgggcaggagagaagaGCAACGTGATCgtggccttggccagagacagcCTGTCTTTGCTGGGTCCCAAAAACAGCGAT GTTTACGTGTCTTACGACTACGGGAAGAGTTTTAAGAAGATTTCGGAGAGGTTCAGCTTTGGCGGGGGGAACAGCAGCGAGGTGGCCATCGCCCAGTTCTACCACAGCCCGGCCGACAACAAGAGG TACATCTTCGTGGACGCCTTCGTCCCGTACCTCTGGATCACCACCGACTTCTGCAACAATATTCAGGGCTTCTCGATTCCCTTCAGAGCAGCAGACCTCCTCTTGCACAGCAGGAACCCCAACCTCCTCTTGGGCTTCGACAGGTCTCACCCTAAAAAACAG CTCTGGAAATCGGATGATTTTGGCCAGACCTGGATAATGATTCAGGAACATGTGAAGTCTTTTTCTTG ggGAGTTGAGCCCTATGATAAACCAAATACAGTGTACATCGAGCGGCACGAGCCTTCTGGAGCGTCGACTGTCATTCGCAGCACCGATTTCTTTCAAAGCcgagaaaataaagaaataatccTGGAAGATGTTGAAGACTTTCAGCTCAGGGACAAATACATGTTTGCGACAAAGTCTGTG CATTTGCTAGGCAGCTCGCAGCCGCCTTCGGTCCAGCTCTGGGTTTCCTTCAACCGCAAGCCGATGCGCGTGGCACAGTTTGTAACCAAGCATCCAATTAAG GAATATTATGTTGCCGATGCCTCGGAGGACCAGGTGTTTGTGTGTGTCAGCCATGATAACAACCGTACGAACCTCTACATCTCGGAGGCAGAAGGCCTGAAGTTCTCCCTGTCTTTAGAAAACGTGCTCTACTACAGCCCGGGAGGAGCTGGAAGTGACACCTTGGTCAG GTATTTTGCCAACGAGCCCTTTGCCGACTTCCATCGCGTCGAAGGCGTGCGGGGCGTCTACATCGCCACCCTGATCAACGGCTCCTTCAGCGAGGAGAACATGCGCTCCGTCATCACCTTTGACAAGGGGGgcacctgggagctgctgcagcccccgGCGCAGACGCGCTACGGGGAGCAGATAGACTGCGAG AtttctcagggctgctctctcCACCTGGCCCAGCGCCTGAGCCAGCTCCTTAATTTCCAGCTGCGTAGGATGCCCATTCTCTCCAAGGAGTCGGCGCCGGGACTGATCATCGCCACCG GCTCCATTGGCAAGAACATGGCAAGGAAAACCAACGTCTATGTCTCGAGCAGCGCCGGAGCGAGGTGGAGAGAG GCACTGTCTGGACCCCACTATTACACCTGGGGCGACCACGGTGGCATTCTGGTGGCCATCGCGCAAGGCACCGAGACCGACCAGCTCAA GTACAGCACAAATGAAGGGGAAACCTGGAAAACGTTCACTTTCTCAGAGAAGCCGGTGTTTGTGTACGGCCTGCTTACCGAGCCCGGGGAGAAGAGCACCATATTCACCATCTTCGGCTCGTACAAGGAGAACGGCCACAGCTGGCTGATACTGCAGATCAACACCACTGACGTGCTGG GGGTCCCTTGCACAGAGAACGACTACAAACTGTGGTCACCCTCCGACGAGCGAGGCAATGAATGCTTGCTGGGGcataaaactgttttcaaaaggaGGACTCCTCACGCGACCTGTTTCAATGGGGAAGATTTTGACAGGCCTGTCATGGTCTCCAACTGCTCTTGTACAAGGGAAGACTTTGAATG TGATTTTGGCTTTAAACTGAGTGACGACTTATCATTAGAAGTTTGTGTCCCTGACCCTGAATTCGCTGGGAAACCGTACGACCCGCCAGTCCCTTGCCCCGTTGGCTCAACTTACAAGAAGACTCGAGG CTACCGAAAGATCTCTGGGGACACTTGTACAGGTGGAGACATTGAGTCGCGGCTCGAAGGGGAGCTGGTACCGTGCCCGCTAGCTG AGGAGAACGAGTTCATTCTCTACGCCACCCGCTACTCCATCCACCGCTACGACCTCGCCTCCGGCGTCAGCGAGGAGCTGCCCCTGGCTGGGCTGCGAGGGGCCGTCGCCCTGGACTTCGACTACGACCACAACTGCTTGTACTGGGCCGACGTCACTCTTGACGTTATACAG cgTCTTTGTCTCAATGGCAGCTCTGGGCAAGAAATAATCATAAGCACTGGGCTGGAAACAGTGGAAGCTTTGGCCTTTGAACCTCTCAGTCAGTTACTGTACTGGGTCAACGCTGGGATTCCCAAAATCGAG GTTGCCACTCCAGACGGAGACCTGCGACTCACCGTCCTCAATTCCTCGATACTTGAACGACCCAGAGCCCTCGCTCTGGTTCCCCGAGATGG GTTGATGTTCTGGACAGACTGGGGAGACTCCAGAGCTGGCATTTACAGAAGCGACATGGACGGCTCATCGGCAGGGTGCATCGTTTCCGAGGGCGTGCGGTGGCCAAACGGCATTTCTGTGGATGATCGCTGGATCTACTGGACCGAAGCCTATATGGACAGGATCGAGAGGGTCGATTTCAATGGGCTGCAGAGATCCGTGATCCTGGACAGCCTCCCTCACCCCTATGCTATTGCTGTGTTTAAG AATGAAATCTACTGGAACGACTGGTCACAGCTGAGTATTTTCAGAGCATCCAAAAACAGCGGCTCAAGAATGGAGATCTTAGTCGGCCGATTAAATGGGATCATGGATATGAAAATCTTTTACAGAGGAAAGACAACAG GGGAGAACGCCTGCATCACCAagccctgcagcctgctctgcctgcccaaGTCGAACAACGGCAGGAGCTGCAAGTGCCCCGAGGGGGTGTCCAGCACCGTGCTGCCCACGGGGGAGGTGAAGTGTGACTGTCCTCATGGCTACATCATGAAGAACAACACTTGCATAAAGGAAG AAAACACGTGTCTGCCGAACCAGTACAGATGCTTCAATGGGAACTGCATAAACAGCATTTGGCAGTGTGACAACGATAATGACTGTGGGGACATGAGCGATGAGAAGAACTGCC CCACCACCGTGTGCGACGCCGACACCCAGTTCCGCTGCCAGGGCTCGGGGACCTGCATCCCACTGTCCTACAAATGTGACCTGGAGGACGACTGCGGGGACAACAGCGATGAAAGTCACTGTG AGGCTCACCAGTGTAGAAACGACGaattcagctgcagctcagggatGTGCATTCGTCTCTCCTGGATGTGTGATGGCGATAACGATTGCAGGGACTGGTCTGATGAAGCAAACTGCACTG CAGTATATCACACCTGCGAGGCCTCCAGCTTCCAGTGCCAGAACGGCCACTGCATCCCGCAGCGCTGGGCCTGTGACGGCGACGCCGACTGCCAGGATGGCTCCGACGAGGACCCTGCCAACTGCG aaaagaaGTGCAACGGCTTCCAGTGCCCGAACGGCACTTGCATCCCAACCAGCAAACACTGCGACGGCATCAACGACTGCTCTGACGCCTCGGACGAGCAGCACTGTG aACCCCTGTGCACCCGCTACATGGATTTCGTGTGCAAGAACCGGCAGCAGTGCTTGTTCCACTCCATGGTGTGCGATGGCATCATCCAGTGTCGAGATGGATCAGATGAAGATGCCAGCTATGCTGGCTGCT cccaggaccccGAGTTCCACCGAACCTGTGACCAGTTCAGCTTCCAGTGCCAGAATGGCGTGTGCATCAGCCTGGTGTGGAAGTGCGATGGGATGGATGACTGTGGCGACTACTCTGATGAAGCAAACTGTG AAAACCCAACAGAGGCCCCAAACTGCTCCCGGTACTACCAGTTCCAGTGCGGGAATGGGCACTGCATCCCCAACCGGTGGAAGTGTGATGAGGAGAACGACTGTGGGGACTGGTCCGACGAGAAGGACTGCGAGG GTTCTCCAGTTCATCCCGTTACCACATCGGTCCCACCGACGTGTTTACCGAACCACTTCCGCTGCAACAGCGGCGCCTGCATCGTGAACAGCTGGGTCTGCGACGGCTACAAGGACTGCATCGATGGCTCCGACGAGGAAGCCTGCCCTACTTCAC GACCCAACGTGACTGTCACctccccggcgctgccgggccgCTGCAGCAGGTTCGAGTTTGAgtgccagcagctgcacaagTGCATCCCCAACTGGAAGCGGTGCGACGGCCTGCGGGACTGCCAGGACGGCACGGACGAGAGGAGCTGCC CTACTCACAGCACCCTGTCGTGCCCTAATGGTTATAAATGCGAGGACGGAGAGGCCTGCATCATGGTGACAGAGCGGTGTGATGGATATCTGGACTGCTCAGACAGCAGCGATGAGAGTAACTGTACCG ATGACACAATCGTGTACAAAGTCCAGAACCTCCAGTGGACAGCCGATTTCTCCGGCGATGTCACTCTGACGTGGGCTCGGCCGAAGAGAATGTCCTCGACCTCCTGTGTCTACAACGTCTATTACAG GATGGTTGGTGAAAGCATTTGGAAGATTTTGGAAAcccacagcaacaaaaccaacagCATTTTGAAAGTCCTCAAGCCTGACTGTACCTATCAGGTGAAAGTCCAAGTGCAGTGTCTCAGCCGAGTCTACAACACCAACGACTTCATCACCCTCCGGACACCCGAAGGAT TACCAGATGCTCCCTTTAACCTGCAGCTGTCCCTGAAGAAGGAAGCGGAGGGTGTAGTGACGGGCTGCTGGAGTCCCCCCGTGAACCCCCACGGCCTCATACGGGAATTCATC GTGGAATACAGCAGGAGTGGATCCAAGGAGTGGTCATCCCTTAGAACCACCAAGAACTGCACTGAGATCAAGAACTTGCAGGTCAACACATTATACACCGTTAGA GTTGCTGCGGTAACTAGTCGAGGAGTGGGAAATTGGAGCGATTCCAAATCCATAACCACCGTAAAAGGCAAAG tcATTCCTCCGCCTGTCATACACATTGAGAGCTACAGCGAGGACTCCATAAGTTTCAGCCTAAAAATGACTGCTAATATCAAG GTCAGCGGTTACGTTGTGAACGTCTACTGGACATTTGATACACATAGACAGGAAAAAAGGACTCTGATTATAGAAGGAGAAAAGTCCATCCAAAAAG TGGCAAATTTGACAGCACACACCCCCTATGAAATTTCTGCTTGGGCTAAGACGGAGCTGGGTGACAGCCCTCTGTCTTTTGTACATGTGGTGACCAGTGGGACAAGACCTGCACCGCCAAGTCTCAAAGCCAAGGCCATCAACCAGACTGCGGTGGAGTGCAGCTggaccggaccgaggaatgtc GTCTATGGCATCTTCTACGCCACATCCTTCCTAGAGCTGTACAGGAGCCCTCACAACACCACCACGAGCTCCCACAACATCACGGTGCTCGTGCAGCGGGACGAGCAGTACCTGTTCCTG GTCCGTGTGATGTCTCCCTACCAAGGGCCACCGTCTGACTACGTCGTGGTGAAGATGATCCCTGACAACCGGCTGCCCCCTCGGCACCTCCACTCAGTGCACACCGGAAAGACGTTCGCGGTCATTAAGTGGGAATCGCCCTACGATTCGCCTGACCAGGACATG TTATACGCTGTCGCAGTTAAAGatttaataagaaaaacagataaaatctACAAAGTGAAAACCCGGAACAGCACAGTGGAGTACACCATTAAGAAACTTGAACCGGGAGGCAAATACCATGTGATTGTTCAACTGGGAAACATGAGCAAAGAATCCAGCATGAAGATCAACACAG tTCCACTCTCTGCACCAGATGCcttaaaaattattacagaaaatgacCATATTCTGCTTTTTTGGAAGAGTTTGGCATTAAAGGAAAGTAATTTCAATGAAAGCCGG GGTTATGAGATTCACATGTTTGACAGCTTGATGAACATCACAGCTTATCTCGGGAACACCACAGAAAACTTCTTCAAAGTTTCCAACCTGAAGATTGGTCACAACTATTCATTCACCGTTCAGGCCAGGTGCCTGTACAGCGGGCAGATGTGCGGCGAGCCGGCCACGCTTCTCTACGATGAGCTAGGAACTG GTGAAGACTCCTctgcagcaagagctggtagATCCACAGACGTCGCTGCCATCGTGGTACCggtgctgttcctgctgctggtgACCCTTGGGATTGGCTTTGTGGTGCTGTACATGAGGCACAGGCGGCTGCAGAACAGCTTCACTGCCTTTGCAAACAGCCACTACAGCTCCCGCCTGGGCTCAGCCATCTTCTCCTCGGGAGATGATTTAG gAGATGAGGATGACGAAGCCCCAATGATAACTGGATTTTCAGATGATGTCCCCATGGTCATCGCGTGA